One genomic segment of Salmo trutta chromosome 8, fSalTru1.1, whole genome shotgun sequence includes these proteins:
- the LOC115199108 gene encoding tetraspanin-11 isoform X1, producing the protein MSAMYKDDQDNWMTVCLKYLLFVFNFLFWVGGAAVMGVGIWTLIDKSDYLSLLASSTFAVSAYILILAGALVMVTGFLGCCAVIREQRSCLSTYFCCLLLIFLIELVAGVLAYVYYQRLSEELKQHLNETMTENYAQPGKEAITLAVDRLQQDFKCCGSNNSFDWLHSVYMTSAVSEGRVVPDSCCKTITTLCGCRDHPSNIYKTEGGCITKLEQFLADHLLIIGAVGIGVACLQLAGAMLTACFIYLLYKEEEEDFSAV; encoded by the exons ATGTCGGCCATGTACAAAGACGACCAGGATAACTGGATGACCGTCTGCCTCAAGTACCTCCTGTTTGTCTTCAACTTTCTCTTCTGG gttGGTGGAGCGGCGGTGATGGGCGTGGGCATCTGGACCCTGATAGACAAGAGTGACTACCTGAGCCTGCTGGCCTCCAGCACCTTCGCCGTGTCCGCCTACATCCTCATCCTGGCCGGAGCCCTGGTCATGGTCACGGGCTTCCTGGGCTGCTGCGCCGTCATCAGGGAGCAGAGGAGCTGCCTGTCCACG tatTTCTGCTGTCTGTTATTGATCTTTCTCATAGAGCTGGTGGCAGGAGTCCTGGCCTACGTGTATTACCAGAGG cTCAGTGAGGAGCTGAAGCAGCACCTGAATGAGACCATGACAGAGAACTACGCCCAGCCAGGGAAAGAGGCCATCACCCTGGCCGTGGACAGACTACAGCAGGAC TTCAAGTGCTGTGGCAGCAACAACTCGTTTGATTGGCTGCATAGTGTGTACATGACCTCGGCTGTGTCGGAGGGTAGGGTGGTCCCGGACAGCTGCTGTAAGACCATCACCACCCTCTGTGGCTGCAGAGACCACCCCTCCAACATCTACAAGACTGAG GGTGGCTGCATCACCAAGCTGGAGCAGTTCCTGGCTGACCACCTGCTGATCATTGGAGCTGTGGGGATAGGAGTGGCCTGTCTACAG CTGGCCGGGGCCATGTTGACGGCCTGCTTTATCTATCTGCTGtataaagaagaggaggaggacttcTCTGCCGTGTGA
- the LOC115199108 gene encoding tetraspanin-11 isoform X2, whose protein sequence is MSAMYKDDQDNWMTVCLKYLLFVFNFLFWVGGAAVMGVGIWTLIDKSDYLSLLASSTFAVSAYILILAGALVMVTGFLGCCAVIREQRSCLSTYFCCLLLIFLIELVAGVLAYVYYQRLSEELKQHLNETMTENYAQPGKEAITLAVDRLQQDFKCCGSNNSFDWLHSVYMTSAVSEGRVVPDSCCKTITTLCGCRDHPSNIYKTEGGCITKLEQFLADHLLIIGAVGIGVACLQICGMVFTCCLHRRIKLDPY, encoded by the exons ATGTCGGCCATGTACAAAGACGACCAGGATAACTGGATGACCGTCTGCCTCAAGTACCTCCTGTTTGTCTTCAACTTTCTCTTCTGG gttGGTGGAGCGGCGGTGATGGGCGTGGGCATCTGGACCCTGATAGACAAGAGTGACTACCTGAGCCTGCTGGCCTCCAGCACCTTCGCCGTGTCCGCCTACATCCTCATCCTGGCCGGAGCCCTGGTCATGGTCACGGGCTTCCTGGGCTGCTGCGCCGTCATCAGGGAGCAGAGGAGCTGCCTGTCCACG tatTTCTGCTGTCTGTTATTGATCTTTCTCATAGAGCTGGTGGCAGGAGTCCTGGCCTACGTGTATTACCAGAGG cTCAGTGAGGAGCTGAAGCAGCACCTGAATGAGACCATGACAGAGAACTACGCCCAGCCAGGGAAAGAGGCCATCACCCTGGCCGTGGACAGACTACAGCAGGAC TTCAAGTGCTGTGGCAGCAACAACTCGTTTGATTGGCTGCATAGTGTGTACATGACCTCGGCTGTGTCGGAGGGTAGGGTGGTCCCGGACAGCTGCTGTAAGACCATCACCACCCTCTGTGGCTGCAGAGACCACCCCTCCAACATCTACAAGACTGAG GGTGGCTGCATCACCAAGCTGGAGCAGTTCCTGGCTGACCACCTGCTGATCATTGGAGCTGTGGGGATAGGAGTGGCCTGTCTACAG atctGTGGGATGGTGTTCACATGCTGCTTACACAGAAGGATTAAGTTGGATCCTTACTGA